From the Kogia breviceps isolate mKogBre1 chromosome 3, mKogBre1 haplotype 1, whole genome shotgun sequence genome, one window contains:
- the LOC131753393 gene encoding signal recognition particle receptor subunit beta, with protein sequence MASADSRWMGNGGSVGGAFQLYLDSLRQELRQRDPTLLSVVVALVAVLLTLVFWKFIRSRSSQRVVLLVGLCDSGKTLLFVRLLTGLYRDSIIDSSAVYRVNNNRGTSLTLTDLPGYESLRLQFLERFKTSARAIVFVVDSAAFQREVKDVAEFLYQVLLDSIGLKNTPSFFSHTPSFLIVCDKQDITMAKSAKLIQQQLEEEISTLRVTHSATPSILDSSSTASAQLGKKGKEFEFSQLPLKVDFLECSAKGGRGDAGSADIQDLEKWLAKIA encoded by the exons ATGGCTTCCGCGGACTCCCGGTGGATGGGGAATGGCGGCAGTGTCGGGGGCGCCTTCCAGCTCTACCTGGACTCCTTGCGGCAGGAACTACGGCAGAGGGACCCGACGCTGCTGTCAGTCGTGGTGGCGCTTGTCGCCGTGCTGCTGACGCTGGTGTTCTGGAAGTTCATCCGGAGTAGGAGCAGTCAAAGAGTTGTTCTTCTTGTTGGCCTTTGTGACTCCGGGAAAACATTGCTTTTTGTCAGATTGTTAACAGGCCTTTACAGAGATTCCATCATTGACAGCTCTGCTGTCTACAGAGTCAACAATAACAGGGGCACTAGCCTGACCTTGACTGACCTCCCTGGCTATGAGAGCTTGAGACTTCAGTTCTTAGAGCGGTTTAAGACTTCAGCCAGGGCTATTGTGTTTGTTGTGGATAGTGCAGCCTTCCAGCGAGAGGTGAAAGATGTGGCAGAGTTTCTGTATCAAGTCCTCCTTGACAGTATTGGTCTGAAGAACACACcatcattctttt cccacacaccatcATTCTTAATTGTGTGCGATAAGCAAGACATTACAATGGCAAAATCAGCAAAGTTAATTCAGCAGCAGCTTGAAGAAGAAATCAGTACTTTACGAGTCACCCATTCTGCTACCCCCAGCATACTGGACAGTTCTAGCACTGCCAGTGCTCAGCTGGGAAAGAAAGGCAAAGAATTTGAATTCTCACAGTTGCCCCTCAAAGTGGACTTCCTGGAGTGCAGTGCCAAGGGCGGAAGAGGGGACGCTGGCTCTGCTGACATCCAGGACTTGGAGAAGTGGCTGGCTAAAATCGCCTGA